In Uranotaenia lowii strain MFRU-FL chromosome 2, ASM2978415v1, whole genome shotgun sequence, one genomic interval encodes:
- the LOC129745387 gene encoding uncharacterized protein LOC129745387: MDFLKAINNGQYEAVRLALQQQPDGLLLDSQDDRTGNGPLHVAIGAKRNRTKLIELLIGAGVDCDLVNRDGLVASEMALAAGSSNVAEFMMRKEFEGVPDDRAVYRLIRRGSVELLQIYLEKRAFDIHTKMKVIRRVVDELTFKGVVIKDRMKVFLEYQLVEYSYRYGSTGGGGGVAYAAKKKSDGGAALLGDEEAKRRIELILCYTKYLKENYDANDLNDLDDKFVLRLRVICECCHFLEEAEKKRDRKLFKHIPLAEITYLIGVFLAILKRHVGFEIYKLVLNKAMIMSYLEAVCDELRLAMDGSGGGSRQFQWTAQLLLDLIGCVREQRLARYVSKRKRLNKELTRLVTAAESDLGCAERELVMNEIGRKDFQVLREGVLEWPDDSKWCVEKFVGYLGKCEQKTIVQLWQQQHPKLRLSKRQVHFVMGRKELAKIRSRTIRELSKNKMKLIEKEINLREFQSLAKCTARKNRVIFQRIRKSFCQIRQMCTIKKIAQYIENVIVIDLDDVANESLSVLAIKRVLHLIQESIVSSSDHQQFTFAKMLDNILDHVLFPVEDSIKNHDVRDFFSQKYSLAKYFINKALDVSQYKIIQNNLRSVYRFLLYVINIQLIEAYKTFLGTAYCFTNIQQMKSYAKYIGDHNLHTLTHIRFDHEFYDERETGTTIAELKRMYTGMANELKLLSFIEKNIHFRFYHMQYHQTQLRVTLGNFSVVYRALRSNGCYEAVRNLLHSYLKQSYQKYDVSKSISISDSALALKELLRPYSGGIGESEETAAVVKHLEQLQQLMDPDRLFGINPVRVRRKISGNGGADKYQQFTRKILKELEGNGVEFEAADYHQLHEKMRKTYYENIFLLQNRYRVMQEFFRLKGIAVDAKVLAGYRERDEELLQELYDSKINDMVELLEKFDCGSVDQLLELAGGELPAFVNIALEFSLMEVMEILTSVNVLHSIDDKNDYAPTLTGKSLFSYFGEDSLHQELFTFNSSAVTVVHALVFKHHTVKLYERCSQLSDGTSMEMVTKYGERLQQRWQWLEMQNMLFDSARKGDLQLIKECIGEGADLNGQRFGPLLNELCHYNVVDCAIVENLTCMIDLLNEDIENIPQKRRMFLEYLLVRTVKSHFLAGKFSDLLAENRRMLILFLAMFNGDVDLFLKNVDKYQARDDLHMFVNEDNHEFVTKIMRHIKNEEAALDVSLLHKVVTSGNIEALKVLITVPGLNLNATNPMKYTALNLACRLNLQEMAVILAGSGVDVNVMSEDEKLAVFWLIQYQHSSTVVGMAIDSRTDLTSFSTELCLLHKAIEFDNLDVVKYLIEYHQVDPTRIYSNCNNLLHAAASFNRTQILDYLLTIPGIRKLLNNPNLVKNTPLNIACKEGHMEAAKKLLEQGVYKDICGEYGLNALAFAMYTNSFKLMKLLFRYGAKISYPLSSDFQPINIAIQNRSIPMLKFLLRRGVDIEGAPMCFINAVQARSKDMIRILANATGAVKNINFKDEFCQTALHLSVERDELEVARELIRCGADINVKNRSGTTPLHLAVAKGNTRFVQLLLDSRQCSVDELNYQGETSLIKAVVCNNLEIVKLLLNNGASVERLRNSEPSVLLYLVQENYEEILDYLLQNYHFDPNERDSYGNSLLYVATQHNHFNIVKLLVDKYQVRVNPINHKKLTPLMIARAKEYKEIFSFLESKVGLVSEE; encoded by the coding sequence ATGGATTTTCTCAAAGCGATTAACAATGGGCAGTACGAAGCGGTCCGATTGGCTTTACAGCAGCAGCCTGATGGTCTTTTGTTGGACAGTCAAGACGATCGTACGGGCAATGGTCCGTTGCACGTGGCCATCGGAGCCAAGCGGAATCGAACCAAGTTGATTGAGCTGTTGATTGGAGCCGGCGTCGATTGTGACTTGGTTAATCGAGATGGTTTGGTGGCTTCGGAAATGGCGCTGGCAGCTGGTAGCAGCAATGTGGCCGAATTTATGATGAGGAAGGAGTTTGAGGGAGTTCCAGACGATCGAGCCGTTTATCGGTTAATACGTCGTGGATCCGTCGAGCTGTTGCAGATCTACTTGGAGAAACGAGCGTTCGATATTCACACGAAAATGAAAGTCATCCGCAGAGTGGTTGATGAGCTGACCTTTAAAGGAGTTGTGATTAAGGATCGTATGAAGGTTTTTCTGGAGTATCAGCTGGTGGAATACAGCTATCGATATGGATCGACTGGTGGCGGCGGTGGCGTGGCTTATGCGGCTAAGAAGAAGTCAGATGGCGGTGCTGCTTTGTTGGGTGATGAAGAGGCTAAGAGGCGCATTGAGCTGATATTGTGCTATACCAAATATTTGAAGGAGAACTACGATGCGAATGATTTGAACGATCTGGATGATAAGTTTGTGCTGCGGTTGCGAGTGatttgtgaatgttgtcattttttggaAGAGGCCGAGAAAAAACGCGATCGAAAGCTGTTCAAGCATATACCCCTAGCAGAGATAACCTATTTGATTGgagtatttttagccattctgAAGCGGCACGTTGGGTTCGAAATTTACAAGCTTGTTCTTAATAAAGCGATGATTATGTCGTACTTGGAGGCGGTGTGCGACGAACTTCGATTGGCCATGGATGGCAGTGGAGGAGGAAGCAGACAATTTCAATGGACGGCCCAGCTGTTGTTGGATCTCATCGGCTGTGTTCGCGAGCAACGCTTGGCCAGATATGTTTCCAAGAGGAAGAGGCTGAACAAGGAGTTGACACGGCTAGTGACCGCCGCCGAAAGTGATCTTGGGTGTGCCGAACGGGAGCTGGTAATGAATGAAATTGGACGGAAGGATTTCCAAGTGCTGCGAGAGGGCGTGTTGGAATGGCCTGATGACAGCAAATGGTGTGTGGAAAAATTTGTCGGCTATCTTGGCAAATGCGAGCAAAAGACAATCGTACAACTTTGGCAACAGCAACATCCGAAGCTCCGCCTCTCGAAGCGACAGGTGCACTTTGTGATGGGACGCAAAGAGCTGGCTAAAATCAGATCGCGCACCATCCGAGAgcttagtaaaaataaaatgaaactaaTCGAGAAGGAAATTAACTTGCGAGAATTTCAATCTCTTGCCAAATGTACGGCACGGAAAAATCGTGTTATCTTTCAACGGATACGAAAGAGTTTCTGCCAGATTCGGCAAATGTGCACGATCAAAAAGATTGCCCAATACATTGAAAACGTCATCGTAATCGATCTGGATGACGTAGCAAATGAGTCGCTTAGTGTTTTAGCAATCAAACGTGTCCTGCACCTGATTCAAGAATCGATTGTCAGTAGCAGCGATCATCAACAATTTACTTTTGCCAAGATGCTCGATAATATACTCGATCATGTTCTCTTCCCAGTGGAAGATtctattaaaaatcacgacGTCCGCGACTTCTTCTCGCAAAAATATTCCTTAGCGAAGTACTTTATCAATAAGGCACTCGACGTTAGTCAGTACAAAATCATTCAGAACAACCTTCGTTCGGTGTATCGATTCTTGCTGTACGTAATCAACATCCAGCTGATAGAGGCCTACAAAACCTTCCTCGGCACGGCGTATTGTTTCACCAACATACAGCAGATGAAATCGTACGCAAAGTACATAGGAGACCATAATCTGCACACGCTCACCCACATCCGGTTCGATCACGAGTTCTATGATGAACGGGAAACGGGAACCACGATTGCAGAACTCAAACGTATGTACACCGGAATGGCCAACGAGCTAAAGCTGCTATCGTTCATCGAAAAGAACATCCACTTTCGATTCTATCATATGCAGTATCATCAAACGCAGCTACGGGTCACGCTAGGAAATTTCTCCGTTGTCTATCGAGCATTGCGATCGAATGGGTGCTACGAAGCTGTTCGAAATTTACTGCACTCTTATTTGAAACAAAGCTATCAAAAATATGACGTATCGAAATCGATCTCGATTTCGGATTCGGCGCTGGCGCTGAAGGAATTGTTGAGGCCGTACAGTGGTGGAATTGGCGAAAGTGAAGAAACGGCAGCGGTGGTGAAACATCTCGAGCAGCTACAGCAACTGATGGACCCGGACCGACTGTTTGGGATCAATCCGGTACGTGTGCGTAGAAAGATAAGCGGCAATGGAGGTGCTGACAAGTATCAGCAATTTACTCGAAAGATTCTGAAAGAGTTGGAAGGGAACGGAGTGGAGTTTGAAGCGGCAGATTACCACCAGCTGCACGAGAAGATGAGGAAAACATATTATGAAAATATCTTCCTGCTGCAGAATCGCTACCGAGTTATGCAGGAGTTTTTCCGACTGAAGGGCATTGCGGTGGATGCGAAAGTGTTGGCAGGTTATCGAGAGCGAGATGAAGAACTGCTGCAAGAACTTTATGACTCGAAGATCAACGATATGGTGGAGCTTTTGGAGAAGTTCGATTGCGGAAGTGTCGATCAACTGCTGGAACTGGCCGGAGGTGAGCTGCctgcatttgtaaatattgcgCTAGAGTTCTCTTTGATGGAGGTTATGGAAATCCTAACGTCGGTGAACGTTTTGCATTCGATTGATGATAAGAATGATTATGCGCCCACTCTGACGGGAAAAAGCTTATTCAGCTACTTTGGAGAAGATTCCTTACACCAGGAACTTTTTACATTCAACTCGAGTGCGGTGACTGTAGTGCATGCATTGGTGTTCAAGCATCACACTGTTAAGCTGTATGAAAGGTGTTCTCAGTTGTCGGATGGAACATCAATGGAAATGGTTACGAAGTATGGCGAAAGGCTTCAGCAGAGGTGGCAGTGGCTGGAAATGCAGAACATGCTTTTTGATTCGGCACGAAAAGGTGATTTGCAGCTGATTAAGGAATGTATCGGTGAGGGAGCCGATCTAAACGGTCAACGTTTTGGACCACTTCTTAACGAACTGTGCCATTACAATGTGGTTGATTGTGCGATCGTAGAAAATTTAACTTGTATGATCGATTTGTTGAATGAAGACATTGAAAATATCCCACAAAAGAGAAGAATGTTCCTCGAATACCTCCTGGTTCGAACGGTGAAATCACACTTTTTGGCTGGGAAGTTTAGTGACCTTCTGGCGGAAAATCGTAGAATGTTGATTCTGTTTTTGGCGATGTTTAATGGCGACGTTGATCTGTTTCTCAAGAACGTGGATAAATACCAAGCCCGTGACGATCTGCACATGTTTGTAAACGAAGATAACCACGAATTTGTGACAAAAATTATGCGTCACATCAAAAATGAAGAGGCTGCTTTAGACGTTTCGTTATTGCACAAAGTAGTAACGTCGGGAAATATAGAGGCATTGAAGGTTTTGATCACCGTGCCTGGATTGAATCTAAATGCAACTAATCCTATGAAGTACACTGCACTGAACTTAGCTTGTAGACTCAACCTACAGGAAATGGCTGTTATTCTGGCAGGTTCGGGGGTTGACGTAAATGTCATGAGTGAGGACGAAAAACTGGCGGTATTTTGGTTGATCCAATATCAACATTCAAGTACCGTAGTTGGCATGGCAATAGATTCCAGAACAGATCTTACCTCCTTCTCGACTGAGCTTTGTTTGCTACACAAAGCCATTGAGTTCGACAACCTGGATGTGGTAAAGTATCTAATCGAATACCATCAGGTTGATCCAACAAGAATTTACTCCAATTGTAACAACCTATTGCATGCTGCAGCGAGCTTCAATCGGACTCAAATCTTGGACTATCTACTGACTATTCCAGGCATCCGTAAATTGTTGAACAACCCAAATCTGGTCAAAAATACCCCACTCAACATCGCTTGTAAGGAAGGTCACATGGAAGCTGCCAAGAAACTGCTCGAACAGGGTGTTTACAAGGACATCTGTGGCGAGTACGGACTCAATGCCCTAGCCTTTGCCATGTACACAAACAGTTTTAAGCTAATGAAGTTGCTTTTCCGATATGGTGCCAAAATAAGTTACCCACTGAGTTCGGACTTTCAACCGATTAACATAGCCATTCAAAACCGAAGCATCCCGATGTTGAAGTTTCTGTTGCGACGTGGCGTAGATATCGAAGGGGCGCCCATGTGCTTTATCAACGCTGTCCAAGCACGATCGAAGGATATGATCCGGATATTGGCTAATGCAACCGGGGCTGTGAAGAACATTAACTTCAAAGATGAGTTCTGCCAAACGGCCCTACATCTAAGCGTAGAACGAGATGAGCTAGAAGTGGCACGAGAATTGATTCGTTGTGGTGCGGACATCAATGTGAAGAATCGATCAGGAACTACGCCACTCCATCTGGCCGTGGCAAAGGGAAACACGCGCTTTGTTCAGCTACTCCTGGACAGTCGGCAGTGTTCGGTAGATGAACTCAACTATCAAGGTGAAACGTCACTTATCAAAGCAGTTGTGTGCAATAATCTAGAAATAGTAAAACTTCTTCTCAACAACGGCGCAAGCGTTGAGCGACTTCGCAACAGTGAACCCTCGGTCCTGCTGTATCTGGTTCAGGAAAACTACGAAGAAATCCTGGACTACCTGTTGCAGAATTATCACTTTGATCCGAACGAGCGGGACAGTTACGGCAACTCGCTCCTGTATGTGGCCACCCAGCACAATCACTTCAACATCGTTAAGCTACTGGTGGACAAATACCAGGTGCGGGTTAATCCGATCAACCACAAAAAGCTGACGCCGCTGATGATCGCCCGGGCCAAGGAGTACAAGGAGATCTTCAGCTTCCTGGAATCGAAAGTGGGCCTTGTTAGCGAAGAATAA
- the LOC129747502 gene encoding odorant receptor Or2-like, producing MLMEDCPIISINVRVWLLWAYVKKVKWYVYLVGCIPVAALNLFMFLNLFDGVLSGKADINTIIIDGFFTVLYFNLVLRASFLMANREKFEAFLNGIATEYENLEREPITRPIVELYTRRGRILSKSNLWLGLIISVFYVMYPLFSPGKKLPYGIYIPGVDVYQSPCYEVVYVVQVYLTFPACCMYIPFTSFFCTSALFGLVRISALKLSLERIQEHNSSEKSLLNKMKECFQYHKDVIKYVTDLNELVTYIFLLEFLSFGTMLCILLFLLSISKQLAQMGMIASYVFMILSQMYGLYWHSNEVREQSMQIGDAIYYNESWISFAKSVRREIIIMVARAQRPLAIKVGNVYPMTLEMFQSLLNVSYSYFTLLKRVYN from the exons ATGTTAATGGAAGACTGCCCCATAATCAGTATTAATGTTAGAGTTTGGCTGCTTTGGGCCTACGTCAAAAAGGTCAAATGGTACGTTTATCTAGTTGGATGTATACCAGTGGCGGCGTTGAATTTGTTCATGTTTCTGAACCTTTTCGATGGAGTTTTGTCTGGGAAGGCTGATATCAATACGATCATCATAGATGGATTTTTTACGGTCTTGTACTTCAACCTGGTGCTGCGAGCCTCGTTTCTAATGGCCAACAGAGaaaaatttgaagcttttttgaACGGAATAGCAACGGAATATGAAAACTTGGAG AGAGAACCAATAACGCGTCCAATCGTGGAGCTCTACACTCGCCGAGGAAGGATCCTATCGAAATCCAACCTGTGGCTGGGCTTGATCATCAGTGTGTTCTACGTCATGTATCCGCTGTTCTCTCCGGGGAAGAAGCTCCCGTACGGAATCTACATTCCCGGGGTCGACGTTTACCAGAGTCCTTGCTATGAAGTTGTTTACGTGGTGCAGGTCTATCTGACCTTTCCTGCATGCTGCATGTACATTCCCTTCACGAGCTTTTTCTGCACCAGTGCCCTCTTTGGGTTGGTTCGAATTTCTGCCCTCAAATTATCTCTTGAAAGAATCCAGGAACACAATAGTTCGGAAAAATCTCTGCTGAACAAAATGAAGGAATGTTTTCAGTATCATAAAGATGTGATCAA ATATGTTACAGATCTCAACGAGCTTGTTACCTATATATTTTTACTGGAATTCCTGTCCTTTGGAACGATGTTGTGTATCCTACTGTTCTTGTTAAGTATA AGTAAACAGCTAGCTCAAATGGGAATGATAGCCTCGTACGTTTTCATGATATTGTCCCAGATGTACGGTCTCTATTGGCATTCGAATGAAGTTCGGGAACAG AGTATGCAAATTGGTGATGCAATCTACTACAACGAGTCCTGGATTTCGTTTGCCAAATCTGTAAGGAGGGAAATCATCATAATGGTGGCTAGGGCACAGCGCCCACTTGCG attaaagTTGGAAACGTTTACCCTATGACGCTGGAAATGTTCCAATCGCTGCTGAATGTTTCGTATTCTTATTTCACGCTACTGAAGCGTGTctataattga
- the LOC129749417 gene encoding uncharacterized protein K02A2.6-like, which produces MQGDRLVIPSKLQQQILACAHDGHPGICLMKRRLRKKVWWPKMDDQIESFVKKCHPCTLVSSSGPPEPMKRAVDFSGPLPCGHNLLVMIDYYSRFAEVVVMKQITADLTIKALFETFSRFGIPETLRTDQGPQFVSEALATFCKEYCISHQKTAPYWPQANGEVERFNRSILKRLKICQEIVKADWKRELRNFLLMYNSTPHSITGTAPSALMFGRVLRDKLPTIYTDPKITDESIRDRDWERKLQVAETVDIRRGAKPSALKEGHVVVAKRMQKDHKLSSNFHPEKLKILSRTNTDVELQSEKTGKVYHRNVAHLKPMSQDSGQTDQTINKETSSFEPQPTREQRPTRALQKPGYLQDYVAEVSDF; this is translated from the coding sequence ATGCAAGGCGATCGTTTGGTTATACCATCGAAGCTTCAGCAACAGATATTAGCTTGTGCACACGATGGTCACCCAGGAATTTGTTTAATGAAAAGGAGACTGCGAAAGAAAGTGTGGTGGCCTAAAATGGATGATCAAATagaaagttttgtgaaaaagTGCCATCCATGCACGTTGGTATCCTCATCGGGACCTCCAGAACCTATGAAAAGAGCAGTAGATTTTTCAGGTCCTCTTCCATGTGGTCACAACTTACTCGTCATGATAGATTACTACAGTCGATTCGCCGAAGTGGTAGTTATGAAACAAATAACAGCTGATTTAACGATAAAGGCTTTATTCGAAACGTTCAGTCGATTTGGAATACCTGAAACATTGCGTACGGATCAAGGGCCGCAGTTCGTAAGCGAAGCTTTGGCAACATTCTGCAAAGAATACTGCATATCACATCAGAAAACAGCTCCTTATTGGCCCCAAGCAAATGGGGAAGTAGAGAGGTTTAATAGAAGTATATTAAAACGTTTGAAGATTTGTCAAGAAATTGTTAAAGCTGATTGGAAACGGGAACTTAGAAACTTTCTGCTTATGTATAACTCAACGCCTCACTCAATCACTGGGACCGCTCCATCTGCCTTGATGTTTGGGAGAGTCTTGCGGGATAAGCTTCCCACTATATACACGGATCCAAAGATAACAGATGAAAGTATCAGAGACCGCGATTGGGAACGAAAACTACAAGTTGCTGAAACCGTTGATATCCGAAGGGGAGCCAAGCCGTCAGCTTTGAAAGAGGGACACGTGGTAGTGGCAAAACGTATGCAGAAGGATCATAAATTGTCCAGTAACTTCCATCCTGAAAAACTCAAGATTTTGAGCCGTACGAATACAGACGTGGAGCTGCAATCCGAAAAAACGGGGAAAGTTTATCATCGGAATGTTGCTCACTTAAAACCGATGTCTCAGGATTCCGGACAAACAGACCAGACAATCAACAAAGAAACATCTTCATTTGAACCCCAACCAACTAGAGAACAACGACCAACACGAGCACTGCAGAAACCAGGTTACCTACAGGACTACGTGGCTGAAGTATCTGACTTTTAA
- the LOC129748609 gene encoding odorant receptor Or2-like, which yields MLMENCPIISVNVRVWQFWGYLQRPKWYMYLVGCVPVTVLNAFMFANLFNVIFSGQGDMNTIIIDGYFTVLYFNLVLRTTFLMINRDKFEQFLEEIANEYSVLEKRNDVRLLLEQLTRRGQILSKSNLWLGAFISACFVTYPLFSPGNGLPYGMFVPGVDVHASPIYEIVFALQIYLTIPACCMYIPFTSFYCTSALFGLVRISALKRSLERIQQFNDSESSLLAKLKECFRKHKDVIKYVADLNGLVTYIFLLEFLSFGLMLCALLFLLSISNQLAQMTMIGSYIFMILSQMYALYWHSNEIREQSLEIGDAMYYNSAWLNFSVPSKKSIMFMIARAQQPLAIKVGNVFPMTLEMFQALLNASYSYFTLLRRVYN from the exons ATGTTGATGGAAAACTGTCCCATTATCAGTGTAAACGTTCGAGTTTGGCAATTCTGGGGCTATCTGCAGCGGCCCAAGTGGTACATGTACTTGGTCGGATGCGTCCCGGTGACGGTCCTTAATGCGTTTATGTTCGCGAACCTGTTCAATGTTATTTTCTCTGGGCAGGGCGACATGAATACAATCATCATTGATGGCTATTTTACGGTGCTTTATTTCAACCTGGTGCTGAGGACCACTTTTCTGATGATCAATCGGGACAAGTTCGAACAGTTCTTGGAGGAGATTGCCAATGAATACTCAGTCTTGGAG AAACGGAACGACGTTCGGCTGCTGCTGGAACAGTTGACTCGGCGCGGCCAAATTTTATCGAAATCCAATCTCTGGCTCGGGGCGTTCATTAGTGCCTGTTTCGTGACCTACCCACTGTTTTCGCCGGGCAACGGCCTGCCCTATGGGATGTTTGTGCCCGGGGTCGATGTCCATGCCAGTCCCATCTACGAGATTGTGTTCGCGCTCCAAATTTATCTCACAATTCCGGCGTGCTGTATGTATATCCCTTTTACCAGCTTCTACTGCACCAGCGCCCTATTCGGACTGGTCCGGATTTCCGCATTGAAACGGTCGCTGGAACGGATCCAACAGTTCAATGACTCCGAAAGTTCGCTGCTTGCCAAACTGAAAGAATGTTTCCGAAAGCATAAAGATGTCATCAA ATACGTTGCTGATTTGAACGGACTGGTAACCTACATTTTTCTGCTTGAATTTTTGTCCTTCGGGTTGATGCTTTGTGCTCTACTTTTTCTGCTCAGCATC AGCAATCAACTGGCCCAGATGACAATGATTGGCTCGTACATATTCATGATTCTGTCGCAGATGTATGCTCTCTATTGGCATTCGAATGAGATTCGTGAACAG AGTTTGGAAATCGGGGATGCGATGTACTACAACAGTGCCTGGCTTAACTTTAGCGTACCatccaaaaaatcaattatgttcATGATAGCTCGTGCTCAACAACCGTTGGCG ATCAAGGTTGGAAACGTTTTTCCGATGACTTTGGAGATGTTCCAGGCCCTGCTGAATGCATCCTACTCGTACTTTACTCTGCTTAGGCGTGTTTACAATTAA